The genomic window CCAACGGCAAACGGGCGAATGGCGTTTTCTGCCAGAACATTACTGATATGCAGGTCGCCGCGCGCACAATAGCCGATGAGGAAGTCCCATTGGTTCAGCGTATATTCCATCGCCTGACGCGTCAGGCTGCCTTTCATGACGCGGGTAACATTAGCCTCTAGCCAAGCCTTGAAGGCCTCAAGACGCGGAAGGCTCAGCTCCTGGCGGACACGGTAGCGTTCCACTTCGCTGAGATCCTTGATCTGCCGTTCGATGGCGTAGAGTTTGTTGATATGGCTAAGCCCTACCTCGGCCTTGGCCGGCGTGGCGCCCTTGCCTTTCGCGTTGACCTTGGCTGCCTTAGACGCTTCCACGAACTTGCGTCGCGCATGGTCCCAACAGCCAATGCGGGTAATGCCGTTGGCACGGCATACCTGGCCGTAACCGGCGTAGCCATCGGCCTGCAGGATCCCTGAGAAGTCGTCGAGTAGGCGCACCGGCACGCTGCCGCCGCGGGACGGGTCGTAGGCAAAGAGCACCGACGGTTGATCCGGTGGGCCACCTCGGGTGACCCACATCCATTTATCTGACTGAGCGGTCTTGCCGTCTTCCTTGAGCACTTGCAGCCGCGTTTCATCGGCTTGCAGATACGCGCTGCTGTTTTGCACTTCGCGCATCAGCGTGATCAAGGGCGTGAAGACGTCATTCAGGCGGATGATCCAGTTGGCCATCTGCGTGCGGCTAACAGCGTGGCCTAACCGCTTGAACATGCCTTCCAAGCGGTACAGCGGCAAACCGTCTGCGTACTTGGAGGTGATCACGTACGCTAGCAGTGACGTCGACGCCGTGCACTTGCCTAGCGGATGAACCGGACGCTCCGCAGTAAGGAGATGGTCGTTGCCCTCAAGCGGGAACACCGCTTTTTCCTGCCAGTATTCGAGGACTTTCAGCTGCGCGGGGATGAACTGAAGCTCTTCTTTTACCTTGGCGAAGAAGGTCTTGGTCGCCCCGACTTTTTCTTCTTCGCTGAGCGTAAGCTCAATACGCTCACGGACCAGAGTGTCGGAGAAGCCACGTTGGCGACGTTGACGTGAGGGACGCGGCGCGTCTTGCTCTTCGACATCGTCGGGTAACTGATCGCGTAGCGCCTCGATGTCAGCTTCCAACTCCGTCTCATCGAACAGATGAGCCTGGTTCGCAGACTTTTCACTGCGCGCGGCGAACTGCTGAATGCGCTGCAAGCGCAGCTTCTCTTCGAGCAATTGAATATAGAGATTACGTTGCTGTAACGCCGTCTGTTGAGCCGTCACCTGTTGCTGAAGCCCCGCCACAAGAGCCACTACCTCAGCGGCGGAGAGGCCACTGAGATCAGGCAGTTGGGAGGAGACTTCGGGGTGCTTTTTCATGGGCCAATGATACCAGATTCGGTGTGTTAAAGCACTGAAAATAAGAGCTTTATGGCCTATCCGACGCTGTCGTAATGCAGTGTTTTATGGCCGCGCATCAGGGTGATATCGTAGCCATCCAACAGCCAGTTGATCTGCTCGCCAGTCAACGCCATAACGTCATCCGAGGGGCCGGGCCACTTGAAGCGCTCCTCGGCCAGCGCCTTGTAGTAGAGCACGAAGCCATTGTCTTCCCACATCAGGCACTTGATTTTATTTCGCTGCCGGTTAGTAAAGGCATACAGCGCCCCGCTAAAGGGGTTGTGTCCCAGTTCTTGCTCCACCAGTAACGCCAGGCCGTTGGCTTGCTTGCGAAAATCGACCGGTGCGCGGTACAGGTAGATCTCGGGCATTTCCCACGCGGGGCGTAAATAGCGCGGCCGCTTCACAGTTGCCTCAGGATATCGCCCAGTAACGCCACGTTGCCCGCGTGCAAGCCCGTGACCGTGATACCGCCGGGCAGTGATACCGTAAGCCCCGTGGAGTCTATTTCTTTTGCGGTGCCGGTATTGGGATATGCGACGGTGGCAAAACCGGCGACTGGCTCTTTTGTTGACGATGCGCTGGCCAAGAGCTTTTGACGCCAGTAAGAAAACTGATGGTACTTTAGCGCTTGTTGCTTGCAAAACGCCATGCCGGACAAGCCAGAGGTTTGCCATTCGGTGACTTGTTGCTGCCAATATTGCTCACGTTCTTGATGCGTCATGACACCCCCTCACAAAGATCTGATGGCATCAGTGTGAGGGGATAAAAGCGAGAGCGGTAGATGCCGGTTTAAGGGCGCTTACGGCGTAAGCACTCGAGCACTTCTTCAGCGGCCTGATAAAATTCTGTTTGCGCTGGGCTGTTTTTATGCAGGCATTCTAAGGTGTTGTGGACGTAGGGCATTGTTTATCTGTTCAATCCTTGTTTATATGATGTCGAAAGTTGTATGAGTAACTTGCCCTATTAAACGTGCGTTATGCGGCAAATGCATACCCCATTACAGTGCTGCTATGCTCTATGAGAGGGAGAAATTAGACTAAAGGCGAATTATTCTATGCACCAAAAATTAACATATGGATAATCACATCTATGTTATTTAAACGATATGTTTGAGTTCTGCTGGTCTATTGGCCAACATGCTATGATGTCCGAATATTTGCCATTGTTGGCCGATAATCCGAAACTCCGCTGTTTGTTGTTAAATTATCCATCGTTTTAAGGTGAGCTAAGTGCCCCAGATTTTTCCGGCAACCTGGCTGGTTTATTGCCGACCTGGTTTTGAAAGGGATGCATTGGCAGAGTTGCTGCACCATGCCCAAAGACATGACGTGGCTTGTGAAGGTGATAGTGGTGAAGGGTGGGCGAGTGTTACCCGTTTGGATAACGAACCTATCAACGAGCTTCATCGTCTTGTTTATTTTGACTTGCTGATTTTTGCTCGCCAGACGCTGATCGCGTTGCCGCTGCTGGACGTTGGACGTGAAGACCGTCTGACATCCCTGGTTGCTCAGGTGGTTGATGCAGGTTGGAGCTTTGAAGACATCTGGCATGAAACGCCGGATACTAACGAAGGTAAAGCACTTAGTCGCCTGATAAAGACACTGTCTCGGCCATTGGAAAGTCTACTGAAAAAAAGAGGAGCTTTGCGACGTAAGGCAGGTGGACGCAGGCTACACCTGTTATGGGTCAGCGGCTCTTCGCTGCAGGTTGGTCTTTCATTTCCGGGCAATCGCAGTGATCTGCCTAATGGAATTCGCAGGTTGCGTGTGCCTTCCCGAGCGCCAAGTCGTTCGACGCTTAAACTTGAAGAAGCCTGGCATGAGTTCATTCCTCGGTCGCAGTGGGAAGAGCGCCTGGAAGGGCATCTGACGGCGGCGGACCTGGGAGCGGCACCGGGTGGTTGGACGTGGCAGTTAGTTCAAAAAGGTATGTATGTCTACGCTATCGATAATGGGCCAATGGCAGCTGATCTGATGGCATCAGGGCAGGTTGAGCATCTGAAGGAAGATGGGTTTACCTGGGAGCCACCTTATCGTTTGGATTGGCTGGTCTGTGATATTGTCGATAAACCAATAAGGGTCATCGCCATGATGGAGCGCTGGCTGGTCGGGCGCTGGTGCAGGGAAGCAGTATTCAATTTGAAATTACCGATGAAAAAGCGCTGGGAAGAAGTTACCAAGTGCTTGTCACATCTTGAGGATGTTTTGCATGCAGCTGGTGTGAAATACACATTACGCTGCCGTCACCTCTACCATGACAGGGAAGAGGTGACAGTGCATATCCGCTTGCAATAGATCAGAAGCTGGGTTCATAGATGCGAATGGTTTCTTCCTCGGTGAGTAGAGGTAAAATATGTTGCATCGCATTGGACCGGGCTTCACTGGTATACCATTCTTTCCAGGCGCGTAGATCACGCCATTTGGTTATCATCAAGCGCCTATCCGAATGACCCATCTCAACCAGTGTCTCTCCACCGACAAAGCCTCTGGCACCCAGGGAAACACGCATTGCCTGGCGT from Halomonas sp. CH40 includes these protein-coding regions:
- a CDS encoding IS66 family transposase, with product MKKHPEVSSQLPDLSGLSAAEVVALVAGLQQQVTAQQTALQQRNLYIQLLEEKLRLQRIQQFAARSEKSANQAHLFDETELEADIEALRDQLPDDVEEQDAPRPSRQRRQRGFSDTLVRERIELTLSEEEKVGATKTFFAKVKEELQFIPAQLKVLEYWQEKAVFPLEGNDHLLTAERPVHPLGKCTASTSLLAYVITSKYADGLPLYRLEGMFKRLGHAVSRTQMANWIIRLNDVFTPLITLMREVQNSSAYLQADETRLQVLKEDGKTAQSDKWMWVTRGGPPDQPSVLFAYDPSRGGSVPVRLLDDFSGILQADGYAGYGQVCRANGITRIGCWDHARRKFVEASKAAKVNAKGKGATPAKAEVGLSHINKLYAIERQIKDLSEVERYRVRQELSLPRLEAFKAWLEANVTRVMKGSLTRQAMEYTLNQWDFLIGYCARGDLHISNVLAENAIRPFAVGRRAWLFADTSRGAHASATCYSLIETAKANGLEPAAYIHYVLEHIATADTLEALETLLPWNVNLAPAEKK
- the tnpB gene encoding IS66 family insertion sequence element accessory protein TnpB (TnpB, as the term is used for proteins encoded by IS66 family insertion elements, is considered an accessory protein, since TnpC, encoded by a neighboring gene, is a DDE family transposase.), whose amino-acid sequence is MPEIYLYRAPVDFRKQANGLALLVEQELGHNPFSGALYAFTNRQRNKIKCLMWEDNGFVLYYKALAEERFKWPGPSDDVMALTGEQINWLLDGYDITLMRGHKTLHYDSVG
- the rlmM gene encoding 23S rRNA (cytidine(2498)-2'-O)-methyltransferase RlmM; protein product: MPQIFPATWLVYCRPGFERDALAELLHHAQRHDVACEGDSGEGWASVTRLDNEPINELHRLVYFDLLIFARQTLIALPLLDVGREDRLTSLVAQVVDAGWSFEDIWHETPDTNEGKALSRLIKTLSRPLESLLKKRGALRRKAGGRRLHLLWVSGSSLQVGLSFPGNRSDLPNGIRRLRVPSRAPSRSTLKLEEAWHEFIPRSQWEERLEGHLTAADLGAAPGGWTWQLVQKGMYVYAIDNGPMAADLMASGQVEHLKEDGFTWEPPYRLDWLVCDIVDKPIRVIAMMERWLVGRWCREAVFNLKLPMKKRWEEVTKCLSHLEDVLHAAGVKYTLRCRHLYHDREEVTVHIRLQ
- a CDS encoding antibiotic biosynthesis monooxygenase translates to MIKIIIERRIMPGLEEDYEQAARQAMRVSLGARGFVGGETLVEMGHSDRRLMITKWRDLRAWKEWYTSEARSNAMQHILPLLTEEETIRIYEPSF